CCGCAAGGGCGCATTCGATCTTGGGAATCATGCCGCCGCTGATGCTGCCGTCGGCGATCATGCTGCGGATGGTGGCCGCATCGATGGAAGAGACCAGCTGTCCCCGGGCGTCCATCACTCCGTCCACGTCGGTCAGGAGTATCAGACGTCCGGCGGACAGGGCCATGGCAATATGGCTGGCCACCAGATCGGCGTTGATGTTGTAGGTTTCCCCTTCCCGGCCCGCACCCACCGGAGCGATGATGGGGATGAATCCCTTCTCGGAGAGGGTGTGGATAATCTGCGGGTTGACACGCGTCACCTCCCCCACCATACCGGGGTCGATGATCTCCGGGGGGCTGGCGGCATCGACCTGATGGACGATGTGCATCTTCTTGGCCTCGATGAGCCCGCCGTCCTTGCCGGAAAGCCCCACGGCCCGGCCGCCCTGCTGGTTGATCTGGGCCACGATGCCTTTATTGACCTTGCCGCCCAGCACCATTTCGACCACATCCATGGTGGGGCCGTCAGTCAGCCGCATGCCGCGCACGAACTGGGGCTGGATGCCCATCTGGTCCAGCACCCGGTTGATCTGGGGGCCGCCGCCGTGGACCACCACCGGATTGAGGCCGATAAATTTGAGCAGGGTGATGTCCCGCGCAAAATCGGTTTTGAGCTGTTCATCCACCATGGCGTGCCCGCC
This window of the uncultured Desulfosarcina sp. genome carries:
- the argB gene encoding acetylglutamate kinase, which translates into the protein MTNETPPANSTVADILIEALPYIRKFSGMTVVVKYGGHAMVDEQLKTDFARDITLLKFIGLNPVVVHGGGPQINRVLDQMGIQPQFVRGMRLTDGPTMDVVEMVLGGKVNKGIVAQINQQGGRAVGLSGKDGGLIEAKKMHIVHQVDAASPPEIIDPGMVGEVTRVNPQIIHTLSEKGFIPIIAPVGAGREGETYNINADLVASHIAMALSAGRLILLTDVDGVMDARGQLVSSIDAATIRSMIADGSISGGMIPKIECALAAIESGVEKVPIINGKRRHAILLELFTDRGIGTEVTK